Proteins encoded within one genomic window of Episyrphus balteatus chromosome 1, idEpiBalt1.1, whole genome shotgun sequence:
- the LOC129907587 gene encoding RCC1-like G exchanging factor-like protein, with product MLKNLTRIQIEPAMIKTFKSKHLTLVHKYTTKAKRSVLLQDKSNIKIYEPKISAENKLRIYVWGFQETGALGLQTSVKKAQERYTQVVHHPTRLQFSENTTVTDIVAGYGFSAFAVKRSDGETLFGTGLNTDSQLGLQKKGYGAATKNLDLLIYPAAIRLPKLADETDDDMSVQCMSAGRAHLVVLTKNGTIFCLGNNSYGQCGRHIVDDEVYKGSNTIHRIEKSNFTEEGDEVVSVQCGQDHTLFLTREGKVYSCGWGADGQTGRGNYITSGTIEQVKGDILNERIIKIACSSDCVLALNDKGEVFGWGNSEYGQLDDSDDAPTQVNSPQALTLTKGIGAIKDIASGGSFCMVLNEEGLVFTWGYGILGFGPYVEQTSKPQQLLPPLFGKNDFSDNTHVVSINCGVFHMGAINSEGDLFIWGKNRFGCLGLGHNKDQFFPFKTAINAKVQKVAFGVDHTLALCRPFM from the exons ATGTTGAAAAATTTAACAAGAATACAAATCGAACCAGCAAtgattaaaacttttaaaagtaAACATCTAACGCTAGTTCATAAATATACCACAAAAGCAAAACGTTCTGTCTTGTTACAAGacaaatcaaatattaaaa TTTATGAACCAAAAATCTCGGCAGAGAATAAATTGCGTATTTATGTGTGGGGCTTTCAAGAAACTGGAGCCTTAGGGCTGCAAACTTCTGTGAAAAAGGCACAAGAACGTTACACACAAGTTGTCCATCATCCAACGCGACTACAATTCTCTGAAAATACAACTGTCACTGATATTGTAGCTGGATATGGCTTCTCTGCGTTCGCTGTGAAACGAAGCGATGGCGAAACACTTTTCGGAACTGGTCTAAACACTGACAGTCAATTGGGACTGCAGAAAAAAGGTTACGGAGCAGCTACAAAGAATCTAGATCTATTAATCTATCCAGCAGCAATACGTCTTCCAAAACTAGCTGATGAAACAGATGACGATATGTCTGTCCAATGCATGTCCGCAGGACGTGCTCATTTAGTCGTATTGACAAAAAATGGAACAATCTTTTGTTTGGGAAACAATTCTTATGGCCAATGTGGTCGGCATATTGTCGATGACGAGGTCTACAAGGGAAGTAATACAATCCATCGAATAGAAAAGTCTAATTTCACTGAAGAAGGGGATGAAGTTGTTTCTGTTCAATGTGGACAGGATCACACTTTATTCCTTACCAGGGAGGGAAAAGTCTACTCCTGCGGCTGGGGAGCTGATGGACAGACAGGAAGAGGCAATTACATTACCTCGGGTACAATTGAACAAGTCAAAGGGGACATTCTCAATGagagaattatcaaaattgccTGCTCTTCGGACTGTGTTCTGGCATTGAACGATAAAGGTGAAGTCTTTGGATGGGGAAACTCAGAATATGGCCAGCTTGATGATTCTGACGATGCTCCAACTCAAGTAAACTCTCCCCAAGCATTAACCCTTACCAAAGGAATTGGTGCTATTAAAGACATTGCTTCAGGAGGTTCCTTCTGCATGGTTCTCAATGAAGAAGGACTTGTTTTTACTTGGGGTTATGGTATATTAGGATTTGGTCCATATGTCGAACAGACAAGTAAACCACAACAACTTTTGCCACCTTTGTTTGGAAAGAATGATTTTAGTGATAATACCCATGTAGTTTCTATTAATTGTGGTGTCTTTCATATGGGAGCTATCAATTCGGAAGGTGATCTTTTTATTTGGGGCAAAAATCGATTTGGTTGCCTTGGATTGGGTCATAATAAGGATCAGTTTTTCCCATTTAAGACAGCAATTAATGCTAAAGTGCAGAAAGTTGCATTTGGTGTTGATCATACATTAGCATTATGTCGTCCGtttatgtag
- the LOC129907589 gene encoding uncharacterized protein LOC129907589, with protein MEDDENNEEVEKTNTNKEMDTEAAKQLEKLNEYVQQMAYRPTQPPKGSDRTESLSKAPKKYFVGTYSEHKDNLKPKERSDRIAAIVQKHTPMTIENLEKFIRNHRKKQAQQENDKKQQQIKYHETLTKLQKQCENQLMNAIVHKFAKIVSKKASVILPASSETESCQRLQNALVCNMIMALKVPNDRQTRDLTVYKKLAVVFADLIFQALFLANNSDYKNFADDQEEQLPKNNEKDLVIKMRALKAAKKNIYQNRLKSSRGCAVLSHRLNK; from the coding sequence aTGGAAGATGATGAAAATAATGAAGAGGTGGAAAAAACTAACACCAACAAAGAGATGGATACTGAAGCAGCAAAACAGcttgaaaaattgaatgaatATGTTCAACAAATGGCTTATAGGCCCACTCAACCTCCAAAAGGATCGGATCGCACGGAATCCCTATCGAAAGCACCAAAGAAATACTTTGTTGGAACATATTCCGAACACAAGGATAATTTAAAACCCAAAGAGCGATCAGATCGAATTGCCGCAATAGTTCAAAAACATACACCAATGACAAtagaaaatttagaaaaatttattcgAAATCACCGAAAGAAACAAGCTCAGCAGGAGAACGacaagaaacaacaacaaatcaaaTATCATGAGACACTTacgaaattacaaaaacaatgcGAAAATCAACTAATGAATGCAATTGTCCATAAGTTTGCTAAAATCGTTTCGAAAAAAGCTTCAGTTATATTACCAGCAAGTTCTGAAACCGAAAGTTGTCAGCGTCTTCAAAATGCATTAGTTTGTAATATGATTATGGCTTTGAAAGTTCCAAACGATCGACAAACAAGAGATCTTACAGTTTACAAGAAACTAGCTGTAGTTTTTGCCGATTTAATATTTCAAGCATTATTTTTGGCTAACAACAGCGATTATAAGAATTTTGCGGATGATCAAGAGGAACAAttgccaaaaaataatgaaaaagatCTAGTTATCAAGATGAGAGCACTGAAGGCAGCAAAGAAAAacatttatcaaaatcgtttgaaAAGTTCAAGAGGTTGTGCAGTTTTATCTCATCGTTTAAATAAATGA